One genomic window of Amyelois transitella isolate CPQ chromosome 8, ilAmyTran1.1, whole genome shotgun sequence includes the following:
- the LOC106135242 gene encoding MORN repeat-containing protein 5-like, whose translation MSQMKDIQQPDRRVSQYETLMRKFSQAHKETCRSVQVDIPMVQRAAKQFPTGSQYTGTWDVLGMSGTGEYTFSNGVKYTGEFDDGMFHGEGELLYPNGEVLKGSFRQGRMVERTLIFADGLYYSNTDWMYCEMPDRRYTIEYEEGLKPAGQSNVTADLPPREIPPGFYDTGDGFYDPESKMVYCADNISAILRSPSIKEQDWIIENCRTNPSEEIGPRPDLYEDWLEPMAEPEPLPLPAAMSRATEYMFEGNTPSSLSLGDDDSSTARLNDYSRWLRRFRQSCSYRSSTKLNRSSTKLIRSTTKLN comes from the exons ATGTCACAGATGAAAGATATACA GCAGCCAGACAGACGTGTGTCGCAGTATGAAACACTCATGAGGAAGTTTTCTCAGGCGCATAAGGAAACGTGCAG GTCAGTGCAGGTGGACATTCCGATGGTCCAGCGAGCTGCGAAGCAGTTCCCAACTGGCTCTCAGTATACGGGCACATGGGATGTGCTGGGGATGAGTGGCACTGGAGAATATACGTTTTCTAATG gGGTAAAATACACTGGAGAATTTGATGACGGGATGTTCCATGGCGAGGGAGAGCTGCTTTACCCCAACGGAGAGGTTCTTAAGGGCAGTTTCCGGCAGGGCCGCATGGTAGAACGAACGTTGATATTCGCTGACGGCTTGTATTATAGCAACACCGATTGGATGTACTGTGAAATGCCAGACAGAAG GTACACAATAGAATATGAGGAGGGTCTGAAACCAGCTGGCCAGTCGAATGTGACTGCAGATCTTCCGCCCAGGGAGATACCACCAGGATTTTACGACACCGGGGACGGTTTCTATGATCCAGAGAGCAAAATGGTGTATTGTGCTGATAATATATCTGCTATATTAag ATCTCCATCAATCAAAGAACAGGATTGGATTATCGAAAATTGTCGCACGAATCCAAGCGAAGAAATCGGCCCTCGACCTGATTTGTACGAAGACTGGCTTGAACCAATGGCAGAGCCCGAGCCTTTACCCCTCCCAGCCGCCATGTCAAGGGCTACCGAGTATATGTTTGAAGGTAATACTCCGTCATCCCTGTCTTTGGGCGACGACGACAGCAGCACAGCTAGATTGAATGACTACAGCAGGTGGTTACGTCGCTTTAGACAGTCTTGCTCTTACCGTTCCTCGACTAAACTAAATCGTTCTTCAACTAAACTGATTCGTTCaacaactaaattaaattga